In the genome of Candidatus Rhabdochlamydia sp. T3358, the window GGTTTATACTTCTTTCTCTTTGATGTTAGGTGTGCTGTTTTTGATCCCTTGGCTTTCTCGTCGTTTAAAACCTATTCAAGTGCTTTGTCTATTTTCTTTTCTTTTGGCGGTAAGTTTTGTAGCTGTTGTTTTACCAACAAATGTATATGCTTTGCTTCTTACTATTCCTTTAGTGGGCTTATGTTTAGGAGTTGTCATTACACACGGCTCTTTGCTGATTTCTAATGCAGCAGAAAGCCATATACAAGGACAGGCTTTAGGGGTATTAACCTCTGTACAAACCTTAGCAGAAATTATAACTGGGATCTTTGGAAGCATTCTAGCTGTGGGTATTTTTACCATGCCGATTTACATTGGCGCTGCGATGGTGTTTTTATGTGGAATCTTATTATGGCTGCAAATGAAAAGAGAGGCAAAATGTTAACAGGATCTATCGTTGCTTTAATCACCCCGTTTACGCAAGAAGGAGCTATTGATTATTTAGCGCTGAGCACTTTAATTAAGTGGCATATTGAACAAGGCTCTCAAGGGGTTGTTCTATGTGGTTCTACAGGAGAGGGTACAAGTTTATCTTTACAAGAGAAATTAGACATTTTCAAGCAGGGTGTTCAGATTGCAAATGGGCGTATTCCGATCATTGCAGGAACAGGAACTAGCAGCACGTCTACTACAGTTGAGCTTACTCAAGCTGCAAAAAATATCGGTGTTGATGCTTGTCTTGTGATTGTACCTTACTATACCAAGCCTAGCCTTCAAGGTTGTATTGCTCATTATAAAGAGGTGTGTTCTGTAAAAATTCCCATTTTTGTTTATCATCACCCTGGAAGAACAGGTATGAAGCTTCCCGTAGAAACCTTAGTAGAGATTGCAAAAGATCCTTATGTATGTGGAATTAAAGAAAGCACAGCGGATATTGATTATGCGGTTAGGCTTTCCCAAGAGATAGAGAAGCCTCTTTTTTGCGGTGATGATCATTTGGTGATTCCCTTGATGGCACTAAAATTTAAGGGGTGTATTTCTGTAATAGCAAACCTCATTCCTAAGCAGTGGCAACAATTACTTTCTATGTTATCCGATCAGAGCTTTAAAGAAGCTGGTAAACTCTATGAGGAATATCACTCTTTATGCACGAGTTTATTTCTCGAGAGCAATCCGCAATGTGTAAAATATGCTCTCTATCAAATGGGGTATTGTCTTCCCCATTTACGCCTGCCTTTAATGCAAC includes:
- the dapA gene encoding 4-hydroxy-tetrahydrodipicolinate synthase, producing the protein MLTGSIVALITPFTQEGAIDYLALSTLIKWHIEQGSQGVVLCGSTGEGTSLSLQEKLDIFKQGVQIANGRIPIIAGTGTSSTSTTVELTQAAKNIGVDACLVIVPYYTKPSLQGCIAHYKEVCSVKIPIFVYHHPGRTGMKLPVETLVEIAKDPYVCGIKESTADIDYAVRLSQEIEKPLFCGDDHLVIPLMALKFKGCISVIANLIPKQWQQLLSMLSDQSFKEAGKLYEEYHSLCTSLFLESNPQCVKYALYQMGYCLPHLRLPLMQPSRAVRERIREEMQALGLCSNLNLSGISG